One Streptomyces sp. R28 DNA window includes the following coding sequences:
- a CDS encoding Repetin — translation MKRRTKIVVLGSALLLTAGAATAATAATASDAPDAPAQREAAALTGTAKLYRSAGDDITFSFDAHLAGADKADPMKATGTFEWSHYVNGEGAWAKAKVDCLVTGGKVAVVSGVVTDTDLPGEKGKRVGITVHDLGRHDRLGYSWATTEDLGPKDLPRCVSSAPFEKVKKGTGDFTVVPWQPEF, via the coding sequence ATGAAGCGCCGTACGAAGATCGTCGTGCTCGGCTCCGCACTGCTGCTCACCGCCGGAGCGGCCACTGCCGCGACCGCCGCCACCGCGTCGGACGCGCCGGACGCGCCGGCGCAGCGAGAGGCCGCCGCGCTCACCGGCACCGCCAAGCTGTACCGCTCGGCCGGGGACGACATCACCTTCTCCTTCGACGCGCACCTCGCCGGCGCGGACAAGGCCGACCCGATGAAGGCGACCGGCACCTTCGAGTGGAGCCACTACGTGAACGGCGAGGGCGCCTGGGCCAAGGCGAAGGTCGACTGCCTCGTCACCGGGGGCAAGGTGGCCGTCGTCTCCGGCGTGGTCACCGACACGGACCTGCCGGGCGAGAAGGGCAAGCGGGTGGGCATCACGGTGCACGACCTCGGCCGCCACGACCGGCTCGGCTACAGCTGGGCGACGACCGAGGACCTGGGCCCGAAGGACCTGCCCAGGTGCGTGAGCTCGGCGCCCTTCGAGAAGGTCAAGAAGGGCACCGGCGATTTCACGGTCGTGCCGTGGCAGCCCGAGT
- a CDS encoding carbon-nitrogen hydrolase family protein has protein sequence MRTALLQSSGRPGSTVENLKVLDEAAGRAAAAGAGLLVAPEMFLTGYAIGDDIARLAEPADGDCADAIAETATRHGLAIAYGYPERAGDAVFNSAQLISADGTRLANHRKTHLFGCFEREHFTPGNQPVVQAELDGLRVGILICYDVEFPENVRAHALAGTDLLIVPTAQMHPFQFVAESMIPVRAFENQMYVAYVNRIGQEGEFEFVGLSTLAGPDGIARTRAGRGEELVLADVDPAFLAASREANPYLKDRRPGLYGSLI, from the coding sequence ATGCGCACCGCCCTGCTCCAGAGCTCCGGCCGCCCCGGCTCCACCGTCGAGAACCTCAAGGTCCTCGACGAGGCCGCGGGCCGTGCCGCCGCCGCGGGCGCCGGGCTGCTGGTCGCGCCGGAGATGTTCCTGACCGGCTATGCGATCGGCGACGACATCGCCCGCCTCGCCGAGCCCGCCGACGGCGACTGCGCGGACGCGATCGCCGAGACCGCGACGAGGCACGGCCTGGCGATCGCCTACGGCTACCCCGAGCGGGCCGGCGACGCCGTCTTCAACTCCGCCCAGCTGATCTCCGCCGACGGGACCCGTCTCGCCAACCACCGCAAGACCCACCTCTTCGGCTGCTTCGAGCGCGAGCACTTCACGCCGGGGAACCAGCCGGTCGTCCAGGCCGAGCTCGACGGCCTCCGCGTCGGCATCCTGATCTGCTACGACGTCGAGTTCCCGGAGAACGTCCGCGCCCACGCCCTCGCCGGCACCGACCTGCTCATCGTCCCGACGGCGCAGATGCACCCGTTCCAGTTCGTCGCCGAGTCGATGATCCCGGTGCGGGCCTTCGAGAACCAGATGTACGTCGCGTACGTCAACCGGATCGGCCAGGAAGGGGAGTTCGAGTTCGTCGGCCTCTCCACTCTCGCCGGTCCCGACGGGATCGCGCGCACCCGCGCCGGCCGCGGTGAGGAGCTCGTCCTCGCCGACGTCGACCCGGCCTTCCTCGCCGCGTCCCGCGAGGCGAACCCGTACCTGAAGGACCGCCGCCCCGGTCTCTACGGGTCCCTGATCTGA